The genomic stretch aataaatatacaataaaatatataggGATTATGTTGTTCTAATATTTGAATGAAGGTACCAACTCAGAAGCACGTTGGTGCAAATCCATTGCTGATCGTATGTCTATCATATTCGATGTAAGCGTCGCTGAATTCGCCAGCTGCTCAACAGCTGTTCGTATTCGGTAACTACAGCAATGAAAATATATGTGTACTATTAATATagtcatttttttaaaataatatatttctaattatttaACTACTATTTATGAGTACGTTTCTCGCTGCTCAACATTAACATGCTCTATAATCTGGAAATTCATACTCTGTTCTGTTATTTATGAATAGAGTAATTAACATTTCCAAAAAAGTATATAGGTTCTTTGTCACGATTCGCTATGTCCCTAAATAACTTGCACAGAAAATTAATTGTATGCTTTGCCAATAGTAGGAACGTTCCAAGTCAATTATCATTAAATGAATGATATTTGGCATCCACATAAATACATAgcatataaattaatttctaaaaaaataATTCTTCTCTGTAAAATTTTGTATGACAGTATTATCGTTGACACGTAGAACATTTTCCAATTATATGAAGGTTTTTTTAATATTGGCACTTATAGTGTTCTCTAAAAGGAGTGTTCAGTTTAGTATTGCGTTACAGTTTAATGCTTCGGTGATTAAAGCTATATGAGTCGGCATTCGCTCTGAACAAGGAGAATCAATTTATTCACGAGTGTATTACAAAGGCTACACACGCAGATGAGGATTCAACTAAAGTATATGTATTAATATGGCAACAACAAACTAGCCATCCAGAGTACCTTGCCGACAATGGTATATAAAGATGATTCAACACAAACAACTGTTAGAAACAGGCTACAGAGTATCACAAACTTGTATGATCAAATCGATTGGAATCAGTATGATCGCACGAAACAACTGAATTGAAACATACCTGGTGATTTCCAATAATCCACACAAATAACAGGCAATGACAGCAAGCGATGATTCCGTACAGCTTAGCGATAATAGTCCCATCCAGAGTACAATTATAAGTTGATAAACAACTAGAGTAGAATTCCGATTAAGCTCGAGATAAAAGAATCCAAAAATATTTAGATAACGTATATGAAGTTGTGATTGCAATATTGTAGGAATGAATAGTATAAGAGATAACAGCAACGCTCCTCCAGATGATACGACTACAAGAAAGAATAATGTTACTCCAGAATAGTTCCAACATACAATGATTTCTTTAGAGTCCTTCCACGCAGGAATATACGTATAAGCCGCTCCAAATTTCCTTATTTCGAAACTATTGAATTTGTGCTTCACCTGGTACATCTTGTATACAAATAGATGAGATACGTATATCTAACATGCGCGTTCCCACGTAAAAGGATTATTTTAAACTATTGTAGTGCAGAAGCAGTCATTTCTGTAGCAAGACAACGGTGAACAGAATATTGCAACGACAGTCATAAAGTAAAAAATGTGATCAATTGTGTAGTCTTTTATAATTCTAATATGTCAACTAACAAGTTGCTCCTATTAGGGTGACGAATTAAGGGAGACTGTGGACACAGACGGTGCATTTTTTTTGGAGAAAACAAATCATGTAGAAGTCTACATTCTAGGCGAAATAAATACTTTATTCACCACTCTCTACATTTAATGTGAATACTAATGAGTTAGGTAAAAAGAGATATACCTAAATTACGACGAAAATCGCATTTTCCCTAATATAAATATCTCAGATGAACAAAACTTGATGATCGGAATCGAACCTCAATAGATTCCGTTTCTTGTGTCACAATTGCTAaaagtttataattttgtacagGATGTTGAAAAAGCATTCGTTATTTATATGTTATACAAAACAGATTCTACTGAATAAAAAAGCCTTCGTAAGCATAGATCGAAAAGTCAATCCTTTTCTGTGTGATATTGATATATCTGCTTAATACTAATAAGATCCACAATTGCCGATTCACAACTGACTTATTCTCGATTAAATTTACTGTCGACAATTGAATGAGGACTTTCAAAACGAGATTTATAAACACTGTAGTAAACATCGCATGCAAGAGAAGCAAATACTGTCCGGTGCTTAgaaaaaatcaattattttggcAGAGGAGCAAGAGGGATATTCCGATAGCTCCGTCTCACCAGTACGTCCGTAGTCATCACTTTTTTCTATTACTTTCCGAAATCCACTTCTATGGGAAGATCGGTAGCCCGATCCAGCCAATCACGTGTCTTACTCAGCTCGTAACTTAGTCAATAATAATCAAAAGTCTGAAAATTGGAAGAGGCTATGTGGAGCGGGCGATCGATTCCCCTAGCCCCTTGCGTCATTTAGTTTATGCGTAGtatttcattttctcgtttccCGATATTATCTTTAGGTTGTATACCCGAACCTATTACTTCACAAATATTGAACATATATTTAAAACGTATGTGATAACTGTGTAAAAAATCATATgatacaacataaatataagaaGTATGTGTATAGTACAGCACGTTTGCTGCATAATGCAATGGAAAGTTAATCAATCTGTAGTTAATGCTTTAGGAATAAGTCAACgctcttgcatcttgtaattgttgcGTCTGTTTTACTTTGTCTCGATTGTTGTACGTCTCCTGATtcccgtcgcgcgtctcgctcgcTCGTGATTGCATAAATACACACACATGCGCAGAATACGCGTTCTATGTGCTCTTCGATCTATGTTTACTAAGGTTTTTTTACTCAGTTTAATGTGTTCTATATATCACATAAATATTGGATGCTTTTTTTGAACATTTTGTATAAATTGATTTTGAAAGGGTACAGTAAAatttccccaattgtcctttaacttgtaaacaaaaatgaaccattttggaagaggaaatacgattattccagtctcggagctcgtttttatagttgtcgattgtcaacaactataaaaacgagccgcaaggctgcaGTAATCATACCTCCCCTTCCCATATTTTTTCCAAATTGAGGAtcaattagagaaaatttactgtagttgATAGGTTCGgaaagatacagtaatgtctccctaattgacgttcagactgcgcacaaaaatggacaatttgggaaaaggagatgcgattattcgagtcttgcagctcgtttttatagttcttgacaattcgtaactatgaaaacaaaccgcaaggctcgaataatcgtatctcttcttcccgaattgtccatttttgtggacaatctgagcgccaattagagagacattaatgTACTCGTAAAtagtatgatataatatttgaAGATCCAAATCCTTCAGTGTGAGTGGAGTGCCGCTAATCTGGTAGAAATGCGATACAACAATAATGTTTAGTTGCTAACCTTTCCTTTTAGTATCTCTTTCCTACTTGCTTTACTGTCAAATCTTCTTATGTACAAAGATACAAAacttttcaaaataaaaatacacaaGTCGCAAAGCAGATCGTTTTATTCAATCAATATTCCATTTGAACTAAATTTGTTCATAAACTCCTTTGCTGCATGGGAATACTTATTCCATGAGGATGAATATTTTCGAAGGCTGAAAACACTGTTGAAGGAAGCAAATAAAAGTGATTGAAGCAAAAGCTCGTAAACCAATCAGTGCTTTTGTGCTTTTCAATATTAGCaaacgtaaataaataaaataactgtTTAAGACGTTAGAAGGAAATTCATTTTGCGAAAAAATGGCAGATAAACGCAACCTAGGAATTATACATGGAGTATACCATGTATACTTGAAATTACAGCTTACGTTTATAAAATTCGTTACGCCAATTCCGAACCATTCTCCTTTAATTGCGAATTTACTTCAAAGTATCTAATGCTTCCATTTTTGTAGAACTCGCGGTATGTTGGTTCTTATTAAATCAGGTTCAAACTCATCTGTATTCTATACCGGTATACAGTTATTTTTTGTATATTAGGTAGGAAATATGAAAATATGTCAAATTTGTCTATGTATCGGGCTGCCACAGTCTCCCCTGTAGAAGGaatcatttttctaatattgATATTTAGTGTAATTAGGGATCACACGATTGAACATCTTTACCTACTAATACCATGACCACGCGTCTCGCTTCTGTTATTTGTTTCATGAATATATCCATTTCCATAGGATCTTTCGTCGCAATGAAATCATGTTGAATATTTTCAATTGTGGATTTTATCTGAAACCACATGAAAAGTGTCGATTAAGGGATATAATAATTACATGATTAATTTTCCACCCGTTTTGAAAGGAAAACGATGGTTCCAACTTACTACTGGAAAACTGATGATGAATCCAACGTATCGTAAAACGAATAATAACAAGGGAAAGGTGAACGATAACGTCTGAAGTACATTATGCAGTGAAGTTTCTACCATTCTTAACGTCGATACCTGAAAATTTTACATTTGGTTTTAACAGTATTAAATCATTTCAAGATTATATTTGATTTTAACAATTTCATATCATTTCTAGAACATTACGAACAGTATCGTTTTATAAAAGTCTTTATGATTCTTAAAATTCTTTTTCTGTAGTAATGAATGAATTTAATTTGGAATATTTTCGTCGataaatcaatgcgtagtggataCCATTATGCCTTAGTCAATATTTTCCGTAGCAGTTGCACCGAAAGACTGCTAAATTCATAACCCTAAAACTATAACGATTTGCAAAGTCCCCATACACGCGCACTTCAAATGTGCGCAAATCTCCGTGTGCAATTGCTTCTCATCGCCTTTTAGCTTTTTGCGAACAAGAGTTTTCCATAATAGGATTTACAGCGACCAGCGCGCCATAATGGGTAGCAACCGTCACTTCAAATTGGGCTATGTTCAACTTAAATGATAGACCGATTtatcaacattttcaacgtttaTTAGTATTTAAGCTAACATACAATACGACTCCTCTCGCAGTCGTCCCACAAAATACAACACACACGTAAACAATCTGACACCTAGGATATTTGAATGTGGCTAAAAACACGTCTCACACACAAGCTCAATTTTTTCCTTCCGTCTGGTAAATGATCCTATGAGTGTTGTACCAAATTAATATTGCGATACGACACAATTTTGACACAGTTTATGACTATGGATCAGATACATTAGAGGGATCATACTCAATGATATTGTACAACAGTGCACACTCATGTGCATTCTGGCATCCTTTTTCACGCGACAACAAGTTTTTCTGTCATCCTATGTAGTGTCGTGTAGCATAGTTATGAAATAACACGTCTCGCACTCGAAAGATTTTTCC from Megalopta genalis isolate 19385.01 chromosome 16, iyMegGena1_principal, whole genome shotgun sequence encodes the following:
- the LOC143260644 gene encoding uncharacterized protein LOC143260644 isoform X4; translated protein: MVETSLHNVLQTLSFTFPLLLFVLRYVGFIISFPVIKSTIENIQHDFIATKDPMEMDIFMKQITEARRVVMVLVVVSSGGALLLSLILFIPTILQSQLHIRYLNIFGFFYLELNRNSTLVVYQLIIVLWMGLLSLSCTESSLAVIACYLCGLLEITSYRIRTAVEQLANSATLTSNMIDIRSAMDLHQRASELSANITKSLAIPYLVAVLAVVASFAANIYRLFLALGDLSDKENILFCVPVTLVHLFIIYLNNYSGQKLITSSIGLFNDIYDSLWYRIPPKSQKILLFVLMRSSYQMEFSCAGLFVPSNQGFARMMSTSFSYFTTITSVQ
- the LOC143260644 gene encoding uncharacterized protein LOC143260644 isoform X2, whose protein sequence is MDAFQKNYNTYYTVMCITGLLPSDHSLKTNVRRLGFCLLTLCCIGMQVSTLRMVETSLHNVLQTLSFTFPLLLFVLRYVGFIISFPVIKSTIENIQHDFIATKDPMEMDIFMKQITEARRVVMVLVVVSSGGALLLSLILFIPTILQSQLHIRYLNIFGFFYLELNRNSTLVVYQLIIVLWMGLLSLSCTESSLAVIACYLCGLLEITSYRIRTAVEQLANSATLTSNMIDIRSAMDLHQRASEKTLSKYYEVFGDTLFSGSPSSCCLVCCKYIPLTLVHLFIIYLNNYSGQKLITSSIGLFNDIYDSLWYRIPPKSQKILLFVLMRSSYQMEFSCAGLFVPSNQGFARMMSTSFSYFTTITSVQ
- the LOC143260644 gene encoding uncharacterized protein LOC143260644 isoform X1; the protein is MDAFQKNYNTYYTVMCITGLLPSDHSLKTNVRRLGFCLLTLCCIGMQVSTLRMVETSLHNVLQTLSFTFPLLLFVLRYVGFIISFPVIKSTIENIQHDFIATKDPMEMDIFMKQITEARRVVMVLVVVSSGGALLLSLILFIPTILQSQLHIRYLNIFGFFYLELNRNSTLVVYQLIIVLWMGLLSLSCTESSLAVIACYLCGLLEITSYRIRTAVEQLANSATLTSNMIDIRSAMDLHQRASELSANITKSLAIPYLVAVLAVVASFAANIYRLFLALGDLSDKENILFCVPVTLVHLFIIYLNNYSGQKLITSSIGLFNDIYDSLWYRIPPKSQKILLFVLMRSSYQMEFSCAGLFVPSNQGFARMMSTSFSYFTTITSVQ